In Malania oleifera isolate guangnan ecotype guangnan chromosome 8, ASM2987363v1, whole genome shotgun sequence, a single window of DNA contains:
- the LOC131161658 gene encoding wall-associated receptor kinase 2-like — MLPNSMLVAAAAAAAAAVLVSTFSFAVNAETEAQVKHGCRSRCGNVPIPYPFGTDDGPSGSSCHIDEHFLVTCNTTLDPPKAFLTKSNIQILNISLFTAEIIINQWISYDCYYSNGSRNTKYENWLKLNKFPISNTRNKFVALGCDTYAYISGNSGRRYTTGCMSLCENTNYVINGSCSGIACCQTSIPEGIRSYNIELHSYYNHSGVTEFNPCSYAFVAVDGYFNFSSLDLLDLQQRELAPMVLDWAVGNQSCRDAKKNLKSYACMQHSDCIDSENGGGYWCNCSRGFEGNPYLSNGCVDINQCQSQRSPCNETATCHNSPGTFNCVCPKEYEGDGKIDGSGCSRIPKPNHSLRWIIMALGICISLLVMILGCSWLYWDLRRRELKRLGEKFFLQNGGIKLKEYLSKHERSTETLQIFTKEELERSTNNYDQSRILGRGGQGIVYKGILSNKTIVAVKKSTTIDESQIDHFINELIILSKINHRHVVKLLGCCLETRVPLLVYEFINNGSLYDHLHCADQASLYITWETRMSIAIETAGAISYLHDATSIPIIHRDIKSANILLDNNNSAKVSDFGASRLVPKDQAQLMTMVEGTLGYLDPEYLHSNELTTKSDVYSFGVVLVELLTSKKALSFHRSKQEVNLATFFASSMKEDRLFEVIESGLMSEKNAKQIKEVAVLAMQCLQLRGEERPTMKEVALELEGLRLLQNHSWTKDDQNGEETHGLLKDCFPIDNGGSSTTNIEGFDSMRSHQVTLPFGNGR; from the exons ATGCTTCCCAACTCCATGCTTGTAGCAGCGGCAGCGGCGGCGGCGGCAGCAGTGCTAGTCTCTACCTTCTCTTTTGCTGTAAACGCTGAAACCGAAGCACAAGTTAAGCACGGGTGCCGGAGCCGCTGTGGCAACGTCCCCATCCCATACCCATTCGGCACTGACGATGGCCCCAGTGGCAGCAGCTGCCACATAGACGAACATTTCCTTGTTACCTGTAATACCACTCTCGATCCTCCCAAAGCGTTTCTAACCAAAAGCAACATCCAAATCCTCAACATATCACTATTCACCGCCGAGATCATCATCAATCAGTGGATTTCTTACGACTGTTACTATAGCAATGGTTCGCGCAATACAAAATACGAGAATTGGCTCAAACTCAACAAGTTTCCTATCTCCAACACACGAAACAAGTTTGTGGCTCTCGGCTGCGATACCTATGCCTACATCTCTGGCAACAGCGGGCGGAGGTACACTACCGGGTGCATGTCACTGTGTGAAAACACCAACTACGTGATCAACGGATCGTGCTCCGGCATCGCCTGCTGCCAAACTTCCATCCCCGAAGGCATACGAAGCTATAACATCGAGCTTCATAGCTACTACAATCATTCTGGGGTGACGGAGTTCAATCCCTGCAGCTATGCATTTGTTGCCGTGGACGGATATTTCAATTTCTCGTCCCTCGACCTTCTCGATCTGCAGCAGAGAGAATTGGCTCCCATGGTGTTAGACTGGGCTGTTGGGAATCAATCATGCCGTGATGCCAAGAAGAATCTCAAGAGTTATGCCTGCATGCAGCATAGCGACTGCATCGATTCAGAGAATGGTGGCGGGTATTGGTGTAATTGCTCCCGAGGCTTTGAAGGGAATCCATACCTTTCCAATGGTTGCGTAG ATATTAACCAGTGCCAAAGTCAACGGAGCCCCTGCAATGAAACTGCAACCTGCCACAACTCTCCTGGAACTTTTAATTGTGTCTGTCCAAAGGAGTACGAAGGGGATGGAAAAATAGACGGGAGTGGTTGCAGTCGCATTCCAAAACCCAACCACTCACTTCGTTGGATTATTATGGCGCTGG GTATTTGCATAAGCCTATTAGTCATGATATTGGGATGTTCTTGGTTATATTGGGATTTGAGACGAAGAGAGCTTAAAAGACTCGGAGAAAAATTCTTTCTACAAAATGGCGGCATTAAGTTAAAGGAGTATCTTTCAAAGCATGAAAGATCTACTGAGACACTCCAAATCTTCACTAAAGAAGAGCTCGAAAGGTCAACAAACAACTATGACCAAAGTAGAATCTTAGGTCGAGGAGGCCAAGGAATAGTTTATAAAGGGATATTGTCAAACAAAACAATTGTTGCTGTCAAGAAATCCACAACAATTGATGAGAGCCAAATTGAtcacttcatcaacgaattgATTATTCTCTCTAAGATCAACCATAGACATGTGGTGAAGCTCTTGGGATGTTGTTTGGAGACGAGAGTTCCATTGTTAGTCTATGAGTTTATCAACAACGGATCTCTTTACGACCATCTCCATTGTGCAGACCAAGCATCCCTTTATATTACTTGGGAAACTCGTATGAGTATCGCAATAGAAACTGCTGGGGCCATTTCATATTTGCACGATGCAACATCCATTCCCATCATTCATAGAGACATCAAGTCTGCCAATATATTACTTGACAACAACAATAGTGCAAAAGTGTCTGATTTTGGGGCTTCGAGGTTAGTCCCTAAAGATCAAGCTCAATTGATGACAATGGTAGAGGGGACACTTGGATACTTGGATCCAGAATACTTGCACTCAAATGAACTAACTACAAAGAGTGATGTCTATAGTTTTGGGGTTGTTTTGGTTGAGTTACTCACAAGTAAGAAGGCACTCTCTTTCCATAGATCCAAGCAAGAGGTAAATCTAGCTACATTCTTTGCTTCTTCCATGAAAGAGGATCGCTTGTTTGAAGTTATTGAGAGTGGATTGATGAGTGAGAAAAATGCGAAGCAAATTAAGGAAGTTGCTGTGTTAGCAATGCAATGCTTGCAATTAAGAGGGGAAGAAAGGCCCACTATGAAGGAAGTAGCTTTGGAGCTAGAGGGATTAAGACTACTGCAGAACCATTCATGGACAAAAGATGATCAAAATGGAGAAGAGACTCATGGCTTGCTCAAAGATTGTTTTCCCATTGACAATGGTGGCAGTAGCACCACTAATATAGAAGGGTTTGATAGTATGAGAAGCCATCAAGTCACGTTGCCTTTTGGAAATGGCCGTTGA